From a region of the Mus pahari chromosome 12, PAHARI_EIJ_v1.1, whole genome shotgun sequence genome:
- the LOC110330149 gene encoding keratin-associated protein 21-1, whose amino-acid sequence MCCNYYGNSCGGCGYGSRYGSGCGYGSRYGCGYGSGYGCGYGSGYGCRYGSGSGCGYSSGYGCGYGSGYGCGYGSGYGCGYGSGYGCGYGSGYGCGYGSGYGCGYGSGYGSGYGCGYGSGCCSYRKCYSSCC is encoded by the coding sequence ATGTGCTGCAACTACTATGGAAACTCGTGTGGAGGCTGTGGATACGGCTCAAGATATGGCTCTGGCTGTGGATATGGTTCTCGCTATGGCTGTGGATACGGCTctggctatggctgtggctatggctcaGGCTATGGCTGTAGATATGGCTCAGGCTCTGGCTGTGGATACAGCTCTGGCTATGGCTGTGGATACGGCTCAGGCTATGGCTGTGGATACGGCTCTGGCTATGGCTGTGGATATGGCTCAGGCTATGGCTGTGGATACGGCTCTGGTTATGGCTGTGGATATGGTTCTGGCTATGGCTGTGGATACGGCTCTGGCTATGGCTCAGGCTATGGCTGTGGATATGGCTCTGGCTGCTGTAGCTACAGAAAATGCTATTCCTCTTGCTGCTAG